A single genomic interval of Canis lupus dingo isolate Sandy chromosome 6, ASM325472v2, whole genome shotgun sequence harbors:
- the LOC112640087 gene encoding sesquipedalian-1-like — protein sequence MKLHQKSVLNFFRGYRKAPDREGILLKKGARNISYQRRWFILRGNLLFYLENQADHTPLGLILLENCRVEPRLGATEPYAFTILTPRVEGTAGRAYKLAAENQEELGAWLWALAGASWRRLVALLPPLEAQYRELCQAAGQEPSSPPEDCGFLATLGIPSSFQELHEHFGKEIRVLQVVRRGPQANNGGSRSQAKEEQELSS from the coding sequence ATGAAACTGCACCAGAAATCCGTACTCAATTTCTTCCGTGGATACAGAAAAGCTCCAGACCGCGAGGGCATCTTGCTGAAGAAAGGAGCCCGAAATATCAGCTATCAACGCCGCTGGTTCATCCTCCGGGGAAACCTCCTCTTCTACCTGGAGAACCAGGCGGACCACACACCCCTGGGCCTCATTCTCTTGGAAAACTGTCGGGTGGAGCCACGCCTTGGGGCCACAGAACCCTATGCCTTTACCATACTGACCCCTAGGGTTGAGGGAACAGCTGGGCGTGCCTACAAATTGGCAGCAGAAAACCAGGAAGAGCTGGGAGCCTGGCTGTGGGCACTAGCTGGGGCGAGCTGGAGGCGGCTGGTGGCGCTACTACCCCCCCTGGAGGCCCAGTACCGGGAGCTGTGCCAGGCAGCTGGCCAAGAGCCCAGCTCACCCCCAGAGGACTGTGGCTTTCTTGCCACCCTCGGTATCCCCTCCAGCTTCCAGGAATTGCATGAGCACTTTGGAAAGGAGATCCGGGTGCTGCAGGTGGTGCGTAGAGGGCCCCAGGCTAACAATGGGGGCAGCAGATCCCAGGCAAAAGAGGAACAGGAGCTCAGCAGCTGA
- the CD2BP2 gene encoding CD2 antigen cytoplasmic tail-binding protein 2 isoform X1 codes for MPKRKVTFQGVGDEDDEDEISVPKKKLVDPVAGAGGPGSRFKGKHSLDSDEEDDDDEGSSKYDILASEDVEGQEAATLPSEGGVRITPFNLQEEMEEGHFDADGNYFLNRDAQIRDSWLDNIDWVKIKERPPDQRPPSDSEEEDSLGQTPMSAQALLEGLLELLLPRETVAGALRRLGARGGGGGKGGSKGAGRPSSPQRLDRLSGLADQMVARGNLGVYQETRERLAMRLKGLGSRTQGPPDPTPPPSLDMFAEEVAEGELETPTPTQRGEAELKGDDGLVDVMWEYKWENTGDAELYGPFTSTQMQTWVNEGYFADGVYCRKLDPPGGQFYNSKRIDFDLYT; via the exons ATGCCAAAGAGGAAAGTGACCTTCCAAGGCGTAGGAGATGAGGATGATGAGGATGAAATCAGTGTCCCCAAGAAGAAG CTGGTGGATCctgtggctggggcagggggtccTGGGAGCCGCTTCAAAGGCAAACACTCTTTGGACAGTGATgaggaggatgatgatgatgaggggTCCAGCAAATACGACATCCTGGCCTCAGAGGATGTGGAAG GTCAGGAAGCAGCCACACTCCCCAGTGAGGGAGGTGTGCGGATCACACCTTTCAACCTGCaggaagagatggaggaaggCCACTTTGATGCTGATGGCAATTACTTTCTGAACCGGGATGCTCAGATCCGAGATAGCTGGCTGGACAACATTGACTGG GTGAAGATCAAGGAGCGGCCACCTGATCAGCGCCCACCTTCAGACTCAGAGGAAGAAGACAGCCTGGGCCAGACACCAATGAGTGCCCAAGCCCTCCTGGAGGGCCTTCTGGAGCTGCTGTTACCCAGAGAGACAGTGGCCGGGGCACTGAGGCGTCTGGGGgcccgaggaggaggaggtggcaaaGGGGGCAGCAAGGGGGCTGGGCGGCCTAGTTCCCCTCAGCGCTTGGATCGGCTCTCTGGGTTGGCTGACCAGATGGTGGCCCGGGGCAACCTCGGTGTATATCAGGAGACAAGGGAACGGTTAGCCATGCGGCTGAAGGGGTTGGGGTCCCGGACTCAGGGACCCCCtgaccccacacccccaccctctcTGGACATGTTTGCTGAGGAAGTGGCAGAGGGGGAGCTGGAGACCCCAACCCCCACACAGAGGGGAG AAGCAGAATTGAAAGGAGATGATGGTCTGGTGGACGTGATGTGGGAATATAAGTGGGAGAACACAGGGGATGCTGAGCTGTATGGGCCCTTCACCAGCACCCAGATGCAG ACCTGGGTGAACGAAGGCTACTTCGCAGATGGTGTTTATTGCCGGAAGCTGGACCCTCCCGGTGGACAGTTCTACAACTCCAAACGCATTGACTTTGACCTCTACACCTGA
- the CD2BP2 gene encoding CD2 antigen cytoplasmic tail-binding protein 2 isoform X2, with translation MPKRKVTFQGVGDEDDEDEISVPKKKLVDPVAGAGGPGSRFKGKHSLDSDEEDDDDEGSSKYDILASEDVEGQEAATLPSEGGVRITPFNLQEEMEEGHFDADGNYFLNRDAQIRDSWLDNIDWVKIKERPPDQRPPSDSEEEDSLGQTPMSAQALLEGLLELLLPRETVAGALRRLGARGGGGGKGGSKGAGRPSSPQRLDRLSGLADQMVARGNLGVYQETRERLAMRLKGLGSRTQGPPDPTPPPSLDMFAEEVAEGELETPTPTQRGELKGDDGLVDVMWEYKWENTGDAELYGPFTSTQMQTWVNEGYFADGVYCRKLDPPGGQFYNSKRIDFDLYT, from the exons ATGCCAAAGAGGAAAGTGACCTTCCAAGGCGTAGGAGATGAGGATGATGAGGATGAAATCAGTGTCCCCAAGAAGAAG CTGGTGGATCctgtggctggggcagggggtccTGGGAGCCGCTTCAAAGGCAAACACTCTTTGGACAGTGATgaggaggatgatgatgatgaggggTCCAGCAAATACGACATCCTGGCCTCAGAGGATGTGGAAG GTCAGGAAGCAGCCACACTCCCCAGTGAGGGAGGTGTGCGGATCACACCTTTCAACCTGCaggaagagatggaggaaggCCACTTTGATGCTGATGGCAATTACTTTCTGAACCGGGATGCTCAGATCCGAGATAGCTGGCTGGACAACATTGACTGG GTGAAGATCAAGGAGCGGCCACCTGATCAGCGCCCACCTTCAGACTCAGAGGAAGAAGACAGCCTGGGCCAGACACCAATGAGTGCCCAAGCCCTCCTGGAGGGCCTTCTGGAGCTGCTGTTACCCAGAGAGACAGTGGCCGGGGCACTGAGGCGTCTGGGGgcccgaggaggaggaggtggcaaaGGGGGCAGCAAGGGGGCTGGGCGGCCTAGTTCCCCTCAGCGCTTGGATCGGCTCTCTGGGTTGGCTGACCAGATGGTGGCCCGGGGCAACCTCGGTGTATATCAGGAGACAAGGGAACGGTTAGCCATGCGGCTGAAGGGGTTGGGGTCCCGGACTCAGGGACCCCCtgaccccacacccccaccctctcTGGACATGTTTGCTGAGGAAGTGGCAGAGGGGGAGCTGGAGACCCCAACCCCCACACAGAGGGGAG AATTGAAAGGAGATGATGGTCTGGTGGACGTGATGTGGGAATATAAGTGGGAGAACACAGGGGATGCTGAGCTGTATGGGCCCTTCACCAGCACCCAGATGCAG ACCTGGGTGAACGAAGGCTACTTCGCAGATGGTGTTTATTGCCGGAAGCTGGACCCTCCCGGTGGACAGTTCTACAACTCCAAACGCATTGACTTTGACCTCTACACCTGA
- the CD2BP2 gene encoding CD2 antigen cytoplasmic tail-binding protein 2 isoform X3 — MRMMRMKSVSPRRSDEEDDDDEGSSKYDILASEDVEGQEAATLPSEGGVRITPFNLQEEMEEGHFDADGNYFLNRDAQIRDSWLDNIDWVKIKERPPDQRPPSDSEEEDSLGQTPMSAQALLEGLLELLLPRETVAGALRRLGARGGGGGKGGSKGAGRPSSPQRLDRLSGLADQMVARGNLGVYQETRERLAMRLKGLGSRTQGPPDPTPPPSLDMFAEEVAEGELETPTPTQRGEAELKGDDGLVDVMWEYKWENTGDAELYGPFTSTQMQTWVNEGYFADGVYCRKLDPPGGQFYNSKRIDFDLYT, encoded by the exons ATGAGGATGATGAGGATGAAATCAGTGTCCCCAAGAAGAAG TGATgaggaggatgatgatgatgaggggTCCAGCAAATACGACATCCTGGCCTCAGAGGATGTGGAAG GTCAGGAAGCAGCCACACTCCCCAGTGAGGGAGGTGTGCGGATCACACCTTTCAACCTGCaggaagagatggaggaaggCCACTTTGATGCTGATGGCAATTACTTTCTGAACCGGGATGCTCAGATCCGAGATAGCTGGCTGGACAACATTGACTGG GTGAAGATCAAGGAGCGGCCACCTGATCAGCGCCCACCTTCAGACTCAGAGGAAGAAGACAGCCTGGGCCAGACACCAATGAGTGCCCAAGCCCTCCTGGAGGGCCTTCTGGAGCTGCTGTTACCCAGAGAGACAGTGGCCGGGGCACTGAGGCGTCTGGGGgcccgaggaggaggaggtggcaaaGGGGGCAGCAAGGGGGCTGGGCGGCCTAGTTCCCCTCAGCGCTTGGATCGGCTCTCTGGGTTGGCTGACCAGATGGTGGCCCGGGGCAACCTCGGTGTATATCAGGAGACAAGGGAACGGTTAGCCATGCGGCTGAAGGGGTTGGGGTCCCGGACTCAGGGACCCCCtgaccccacacccccaccctctcTGGACATGTTTGCTGAGGAAGTGGCAGAGGGGGAGCTGGAGACCCCAACCCCCACACAGAGGGGAG AAGCAGAATTGAAAGGAGATGATGGTCTGGTGGACGTGATGTGGGAATATAAGTGGGAGAACACAGGGGATGCTGAGCTGTATGGGCCCTTCACCAGCACCCAGATGCAG ACCTGGGTGAACGAAGGCTACTTCGCAGATGGTGTTTATTGCCGGAAGCTGGACCCTCCCGGTGGACAGTTCTACAACTCCAAACGCATTGACTTTGACCTCTACACCTGA